One window of the Terriglobales bacterium genome contains the following:
- a CDS encoding extracellular solute-binding protein, translating to MADKHSEKYSRRDFLKISASGAAAASLGPYFLFPERSQAQQKTLKIIQWSHFVPGYDKWFDNTYTKQWGQKHNTNVIVDHISIGEIPARAAAEVSAQKGHDLFMFLSPPAAYEKQTIDHSELYQEAQKKHGKMVPLAHKSTYNPKTKRYFAFSDSYVPDPGNYRIDLWQQVGYADGPDTYDQLRDGAKKIRDKFSNPCGIGLSQELDTNMAMHALMWSFGASEQDEKGNVTINSKNTIEALKFMRAVFKESETPEVFTWDPSSNNRAMLAGKASFVENAISITREAEKSNPEMSRKIGLRPALKGPAARWASEHVMDCYVIWNFAENKDGAKQFLTDYIDSFHDGFLASEFYNFPCFPATVPNLHEEISNDAKADPHDKYKVLGNVLEWATNIGHPGYASAAMDEVFNTFVIPTMFAKVARDEMSAEDAASAADKEIRRIFAKWA from the coding sequence ATGGCAGACAAACATTCGGAGAAGTATTCCCGCCGGGATTTCCTGAAAATCAGCGCCTCCGGAGCCGCAGCGGCTAGCCTGGGACCCTATTTTCTGTTTCCGGAAAGGTCACAGGCGCAGCAGAAGACGCTGAAGATCATCCAGTGGAGCCACTTCGTACCTGGGTACGACAAGTGGTTTGACAACACCTACACCAAACAGTGGGGACAGAAACACAATACCAATGTGATCGTGGATCACATTTCGATTGGCGAGATTCCGGCGCGAGCGGCGGCGGAGGTGTCCGCGCAGAAAGGGCATGACCTGTTTATGTTCCTTTCGCCCCCTGCGGCATATGAAAAACAAACCATCGATCACAGCGAGCTGTACCAGGAGGCTCAGAAGAAACACGGCAAGATGGTACCGCTGGCGCATAAGTCCACGTACAACCCGAAGACGAAGAGATATTTTGCCTTCAGCGACTCCTACGTGCCTGATCCGGGCAATTACCGCATCGACCTGTGGCAGCAGGTGGGATATGCGGATGGACCCGACACCTACGATCAGCTACGCGATGGCGCCAAGAAGATACGCGACAAATTCAGCAATCCCTGTGGCATTGGGCTGTCGCAGGAACTCGATACCAACATGGCGATGCACGCGCTGATGTGGTCGTTTGGAGCTTCGGAGCAGGATGAAAAGGGCAACGTCACCATTAACTCCAAGAACACCATCGAAGCATTGAAGTTTATGCGCGCCGTGTTCAAGGAATCGGAGACACCTGAAGTCTTCACGTGGGATCCATCATCAAATAACCGGGCGATGCTGGCGGGGAAGGCGTCGTTCGTGGAGAACGCGATTTCCATCACTCGCGAGGCGGAAAAAAGCAATCCCGAGATGTCGCGCAAGATCGGTCTGCGGCCGGCGCTTAAGGGTCCGGCGGCACGCTGGGCGTCAGAACACGTGATGGATTGTTACGTGATCTGGAACTTTGCCGAGAACAAGGATGGAGCCAAGCAATTCCTGACCGACTACATTGACTCGTTCCACGACGGCTTTCTGGCCAGCGAGTTCTACAACTTCCCCTGCTTCCCGGCCACGGTTCCTAATCTGCACGAGGAGATCTCCAACGATGCCAAGGCTGACCCGCATGACAAGTACAAGGTTCTCGGCAATGTACTGGAGTGGGCCACGAATATTGGACATCCCGGATACGCCAGCGCGGCCATGGACGAAGTTTTCAATACCTTCGTGATTCCCACCATGTTCGCCAAAGTGGCGCGCGATGAAATGAGTGCGGAAGATGCCGCCAGTGCAGCCGATAAGGAGATTCGGCGCATCTTTGCTAAGTGGGCGTAG
- a CDS encoding ABC transporter ATP-binding protein, translating to MAIVETRNLTKVFKAGQLGAVNDVSLKSNEGEFLVFLGPSGSGKTTLLRMIAGLEQPTSGEIWIGGVLANYLSPRERRIAMVFQSYALYPHLSVANNIAFPLKAQGVRKSEHRKKVEWAASLLGIQHLLDRKPRELSGGERQRVALARAIVREPTLFLLDEPLSNLDAKLRAAAREELEQFHRRIGTTTIYVTHDQVEAMAMGDRIVVLHLGVVRQVGSPKEVYDEPADTFVATFLGSPPMNLLENGDVIVGFRPEHLLPAELVSSGIPFPLRVINKEYLGAEWIVYGSLSGRFESKEVVSRLGSASSYEVGATYNFAVREQDLKFFDRNTEKRTQAKAMAWQ from the coding sequence ATGGCCATTGTCGAAACCAGGAATCTGACCAAGGTCTTTAAAGCGGGTCAACTCGGGGCGGTGAATGATGTGAGCCTGAAGAGCAACGAGGGGGAATTTCTGGTTTTCCTCGGACCTTCGGGCTCAGGCAAGACCACCTTGCTGCGCATGATTGCCGGCCTCGAGCAACCCACCTCCGGGGAAATCTGGATCGGCGGCGTTCTCGCGAATTATCTGTCACCGCGAGAGCGCCGCATCGCCATGGTGTTCCAAAGTTACGCGCTGTATCCGCATCTAAGCGTGGCTAACAACATTGCCTTTCCGCTGAAGGCCCAGGGTGTGAGGAAAAGCGAGCATCGCAAGAAAGTGGAATGGGCGGCTTCGCTTTTAGGGATTCAGCATCTGCTGGACCGCAAGCCGCGCGAGCTTTCCGGCGGAGAGCGGCAGCGGGTAGCGCTGGCGCGCGCCATCGTGCGCGAACCCACCCTGTTTCTGCTCGACGAGCCCCTCTCGAATCTCGACGCCAAACTGCGGGCAGCGGCGCGCGAGGAACTGGAGCAGTTTCACCGCCGAATTGGCACTACCACGATCTATGTGACCCACGATCAGGTGGAGGCTATGGCGATGGGCGACCGCATCGTCGTACTCCATTTAGGTGTGGTGCGGCAAGTCGGCAGTCCGAAGGAAGTCTATGACGAGCCCGCGGATACATTTGTGGCGACTTTCCTGGGCTCGCCGCCGATGAACCTGCTGGAGAATGGCGACGTCATCGTTGGATTCCGTCCGGAGCATTTGTTGCCGGCGGAGTTGGTGAGCAGCGGTATTCCCTTCCCGTTGCGAGTGATCAACAAGGAATATCTGGGAGCGGAGTGGATTGTGTATGGCTCGCTGAGCGGGCGCTTCGAGAGCAAAGAGGTGGTTTCACGGCTGGGATCGGCGTCGTCGTACGAGGTTGGCGCGACGTACAACTTCGCTGTTCGCGAGCAGGATTTGAAGTTCTTCGATCGCAATACAGAAAAGCGCACTCAAGCCAAAGCGATGGCCTGGCAATGA